Within Stella humosa, the genomic segment CGCCGCTATGCTCGGTATCGAACAGCACGAAGTCCGCCCCGGCGTTGGCCAGGATCTGGCACAGGCCGGGGGTGAAGAACTCGAACGCCATATGGCCGAAGACGGGCTCGCCGCGGGCGATCTTGGTGCGGACGGGGTTCTCGCGCATGTCCTGGGTTCCTTTCAGCCGGCGGCCTGTTCGACGATGGCGGGGTCGAGGCCGACCATGGCGGCCGCCTGGGCGATCTGCTGGCGGGTGGCGGGGTCTAGCGGGACACCCCCTGCCAGGCGGGCCTGGCGCGTGCGCCGTTCCGGTTCGCCCGGCACCAGCACGTCGCCGCCCGCCTCCAGCGGCGGCGACGCCTTCACCCAATCCTTCAGGCGGGCCACGTCGGCGGCGAAGGCGGCGCGGCCGGACAGGCTTTCGGCATCGATCAGGATGGTCAGCATGTTGTTGACCAGGCGCCCGGCGCTCGGGTTGTCGGGGTGGCTGGAGCCGCCGCCGGTCAGCGCGCCCGCCAGCACCTCGCACAGGATCGACAGGCCCGACCCCTTGTGGGCGGCGATCGGCAGGATGGCGCCCACCGGTTCGGCATAGAAGGCCTCGGCATCGCGCGTGGGCTGTCCGTGGCCGTCCAGCACCGCGCCGGCCGGCAACGCCACGCCCTTGTTGCGGGCGACCTGGATCTTGCCCTCGGCGATGACGCAGGTCGACATGTCGAGGATCATCGGCGCGCCGTCCGGCATCGGCACGCCGGCCGCGATCGGGTTGGCCGACAGCCGCCGGTCGCTGCCGCCATGGGGGGCGACCAGCGTGCCGAAGCCCGACGTATTGACGAAATGGACCGACAGCAGGCCTGCTGCCGTTGCCATCTCGGCCCAGGCGCCGATGCGGCCGAGATGGCCGACATTGCGCAGGGCCATGACGACGACACCGGCCGTGCGCGCCCGCTCAATGGCGGCGGCCATGGCTTGCAGGCCCAGCGACTGGCCATAGCCGAAGCCGCCATCCAGCATCAGCAGCATGCCGTCGTCGCGCAGCGTCTCCAGACGGCGGTTGGGCAGGACCATGCCGCGCTGCTGCCAGTCGATATATTTCGCCACGCGAATGGCGCCGTGCGAATCATGCCCGGCCAGGTTGGCATCGACCAGATGGTCGGCGATGTCCCGCGCCTCGGCCGCCTCGCAGCCCCCGGCGCGGAAGATGTCCCCCACGACCGCGCGCAGGCGGTCGTGGGGAATGGTTTTCGTCGTCGTCATCGCGTCAGCCCAGCACGCGCGGCAGCCACATCGCCACCTCGGGGAAGAACAGGACGATGGCCAGCGAAATCACCTGCAACCCCATGAACGGCAGCAGGGACAGGAAGATGTGGTTCAGCGTTATCTCGGGCGGTGTCACCGATTTCAGGTAGAAGGCGGCCTGCCCGAAGGGCGGCGACAGGTAGCCCACCTGCATGACGATGTTGAACAGCACCCCGAACCAGACCAGATCGTAGCCCAGCGCCTGCACCGTGGGGGCGAAGACCGGCATCGTCAGCAGCATGATGGAGAACCAGTCCATGAAGCAACCGAGGATCAGCAGGATCACCATCATCACCAGGATGACGCCGATCGGGTCGAGCGGCAGCCCGGTCATGATCGCCTTCAGGTAGGCGATGCCGCCCAGCAGGTTGTAGACGCCGACCATGGCATTGGCGCCGATCGTCAGCCAGATCAGCAGACCGCAGGTGGACATGGTCGTGTAGAGCGAATCCCGCAGCATGGCCCAGCCGAGCGTGCCGCGCAGCCCGGCCGCGATGATGACGCCGGCGACGCCGAGTGCGGCTGCCTCGCTGACCGAGGACAGGCCGGAATAGATGCTGCCCAGCACCGAGAAGATGATGAAGAGCGGCAGGATCACCTTCTTCAGTGCCGCGAACTTGGCCGAGAGCGGGATGTTGTAGATCTCGGGCGGGGCCGGCGGCCCCAGCTTGGGGTTGATGGCGCAGCGGATCAGGACGTAGGCCATGTAGATGCCGGCCATCATCAGCCCCGGGATGGTCGAGGCGATGAAGAGGTCGCCGATCGAGACCGAGGTCGTCAGGCCGTAGAAGACGAGCACAAGGCTGGGCGGGATCATCACGCCGAGCGATCCGCCGGCACAGACGATGCCGATGGCGAGCTTCGAGTCGTAGCCCAGCCGCAGCATCTGCGGCAGCGCCACCAGCCCCAGCAGGATCACCTCGCCGCCGATGATGCCGGTCATGGCCGCCATGATGGAGGCAGCGATCAGGGTCATCACGCCGACGCCGCCCGGTATCTTGCCCGACCAGATCTTCAGCGCGTCGTAGAGGTCATGGGCGACGCCCGACTTGTCGAGGATGGCCGCCATCAGCAGGAACATCGGCACCGACAGCAGGACGTAGGAATTGACGTAGCCGTAGGTGCGGAAGGTGATGATCGAGAGGGCGTCGATGTCGCGGAAGGCGACGCAGAAGATGACCGCGATCAGGCCGGTGGCAAAGCCGATCGGCATGCCGAGGCCGAAGATCAGGATGACGAAGCCGGCCAGCATCAGCAGCGAGATCGTCGTGATGCTGGGCGAGAAGTCGCCGCCCGACAGCCAGGTCAGCGGCTGGAACCAAGCGAGCTGCCCGTCGGTCGCCAGCATCGCGGTGAGATAGATGGCAAAGGCGAGTGCCGCAGCGAACGTGGCCAGCACCACGGGCGGTATGCCGCCCAGCATGCGCAGGATCGTGCGCAAATTGACGAAGCATTGCAGGATCAGGAGGACGCTGCCGAGCAGCATCGACACCTTGACGATGACCGGGGTCGGCTGCGCCCAGGCCGAGCCGCCGACCTCCCAGTCCATCACGGAATCGCGGGCCAGCCGCCACGACAGCCAAGCGAAGACGAAGAAATAGATGAGGATGCCGGCATAGGCCATGGCATCGCAGAGCAGCTTGGCGCGTGGCGAGTAATTGTCGTAGATCGCGGTGATCTGGATATGCTCGCGCCGCTGCATCGCATACGAGCCGCCGATCAGGAAGGCGACGGCGATGGCCGTGGTGACGACGTCGTAGACCCAGATGGTCGGGCTGCCCATCAGGTCGTTGCCGACATCATAGATCGTGACGATGATCGACAGCGCGTAGGTAAGGCTCAGGACCTTGGATATCTGAACCACGATCCGGTCGACGGCGTTCTTGGGCGCGACGTCGGGAACGGCAACGGCTTCCGTCATGGGGTCATGCTTCCTGCACTCGGCCGCCGGTTGCGACAGACGACGCTTGGAGAGTGGGGATGGGCACCACGCATGGCGGCACCCATCCCGGTCATGGAATCAGCTCGGAGCGGCTAGAGTTTGCCGATCGACTCCAGGAACTTGACCTGGCTCTGGTAGATTTCGGTGGCGAGCGGGCTCTTCTTGGACCAGCTCTCCCACACGCCGCGGGCGACCTTGCGCAGGTCGGCCTTTTCCTTCTCGCCCCAGGTGATCAGCGTTTCCGGCTTGCGCTTGGCGGCGGCAAGGCGGTCGGCATGCTCCTGGCTCATCCACGTTGCCAGGCTCCACTCGTCGACGGCAGACGTGACGGCGGCCTTGTGCTCGGCCGACAGCGCGTTCCACTTGCTGCGGCGGATGACGAAATCCATCGCATTCAGGGAGTGGATGCCGGGATAGATGGCGTAGGGCGCGATCCGGTTGTAGCCGGCCTCGTCATTGACCGACAGCGTGCCCCAGTCGGTCGCCTCGATCTTGCCGGTGTCGAGCGCGGTATAGACCTCCGTGCCCGGCATGACCGACACCGACGCGCCGAGTTTGGCGAAGATCTCGGCCGGGATGCCGTCGGGCGAGCGCATCTTCACGCCCTTGAAGTCCTCGATCGAGCGGATCGGCTTCTTCGACGGGATCGATTCCAGGCCGAGGATGACTGGGCCGAGGAACACCGCGTCCCACTTGGCGGCGACCTTGTTCATGATCTCGTTGCCGCCGCCGATGCGATACCACATGAGCAGGTGCAGCGGATTGTCGTAGCCGGCCGCCAGGTCCCAGAAGGCGGCGGCCGCTTCCTTGCCGCCCTGGTAGGCCATGGTGCCGGCGGCTGCGTCGAGCAGGCCCGCCTTGATGGCATCCAGCGCCTCGGCCTGCGGCACGATGGTGGCCACCGGCAGCGCCTCGATCTGCAATGCGCCCTTGGTCGCGACCTTCACCCTCTCGGCGAACTTCTCGAACTCCTTGTGGACCACGGTGTTGGGTCCGTAGAGGCTTTGTGCCTTCCACTTCTGCTGCGCCTGGGCGCCGCTGGTCATGGCCAGGCCGATTGCGATTGCTGCCGCGGCGACATGCGCCGCCGTCCTCTTGCCAAGCATGCGTTCCCTCCCGAATTTCTGAACCAAGGCGCATCTTGACGCACGCCCATGTCGGCATGTGATCGCATCGGGCGGAGGCGGTCAATCGGCTGCGCGAGCATTCCGGCGGGAATTCATCGGATGAAACCGGAACGACCCCGCCGGGCTCGCGTTGCCCAGCCGGAGGCCACGCCTCCAGATCCCACTCAGCGACGATGGAGCGCATGGCCGACCAGCCCAAGGACCATCCCGAGATCCGCCATGGTGCGCAGAGCCTGCCGGCGGTCACCGTCGACAGCTACAACGAGGAAGTGCGCGACGAGGAGGGGTTCGTCGGCGACCGCGCCAATTCCCGCGCCTTCCGCGGCATCCTGGAGGAATGGCGCGAGCGCCTTCGCGAAGTCGGCGCCGATCCGCTCGAAGACGAGTCCGAGGAGATCAGCCGCAAGAAGCTGGACGAGATCCTGGCCGAGGGCGAACCCGAGGCGGCCGGGCTGATCCATGGCGTGGTCGAGGAGTTCGCCCAGGAACTGGCCGGTGTCGTTCGCCGCTTTCGCCGGCGCAAGGGTTGGAAATCGGCCGAACGGATCGTCGTCGGCGGCGGCATGCGGCAGAGCCGTATCGGCGAACTGGCCATCGGGCGCGCCACGGTGCTGCTGAAGGGAGACGGCGCCGACGTGACGCTGGTGCCGATCCGCCACCATCCCGACGAGGCCGGCCTGATCGGCGCCGTGCAGTTGGCGCCGTCCTGGATCTTCGCCGGCCATGACGGCATCGTCGCCATCGACATCGGCGGCTCCAACATCCGTGCCGGCATCGTTCTCTTCAACCGCAAGAAGGCCAAGGACCTGTCGGCGGCGGCGGTCTGGAAGTTCGAGCTGTGGCAGCATCGCGGCGAGGAGCCGGCCCCCAGCCGCGACGATGCCGTGGCCCGCCTGGCCGACATGACGAACAAGCTGATCCAGCGCGCCGCCAAGGAGAAGTTAAGCCTGGCGCCCTTCATCGGCGTCGGCTGCCCGGGGCAGATCGAGGCCGACGGCGGCATTTCGACCGGCGGGCAGAACCTGCCCGGCAACTGGGAAAGCAGCCGCTTCAACCTGCCGGCCAGCCTGCGCGCGGCCATCCCGGAGATCGGCGACCACGAGACCATGGTCATCATGCACAACGATGCCGTCGTCCAGGGGCTGAGCCAGGCGCCGTTCATGCAGGATGTCGAGGGCTGGGGCGTGCTGACCATCGGCACGGGCCTCGGCAACGCCTATTTCACGAACCGGGCGCCTGGTTGACGACGGGCTGCATGGCACGCTTCCTGCTGCGACGGCGGCGGGAGGGCCCGTTGCGTTGAACAGTGTCGCCCATGAGAACGAGGATTTCGCCGGGCACGCCCGCAGCCTGCTGGCGCTGACGGCCGAGACGATTGAGCGCGGCGCCCGCGACCCGTTCGGCAAGCCCGTCCTGTCGATCGCGCTCGCCATCACCCGCGAGATGGATCAGGGCCGGCTCGATGCCGCGACGCTCGAAGCCCTGGTCCGCCATCTGCGCGACGTCGCCTTCGCCGACCGGGCCGGCCGCATCGCCCGCTATGTCGGCGGGCTCGACCCGGCGGTCAACGAGGCCGCCCTGGACCGGGTCGCTCGCCACGTGCTGCGGCCCGATCCCGACGACAGCCCGGTGCCCTGGGCACGTTTCCGCCAGTCGGTCGAGCGGCCACGCTATGCCGTGGTTTTCACCGCGCACCCGACCTTTTCGCTGCGGGCCGACGTCGCGCGCGACCTGGCGCTCGCGGCCGGCGGCGGCGTGCCGCGTCCGGCCCTGTCGCACCGCCCCGACCCGCCGACTCTGGAGGACGAGTTCGCCCGCGCCGTCGATGCCATCGCCCATGGGCGCGACGCGCTGGACCGGCTGAACGCAAGGCTGCTGGGTGCCGCCCGTGCCTCCTGGCCGGAGCGCTGGTCCGACCTGGTGCCGCGGCCGCTGATCCTGTCGAGTTGGGTCGGCTACGACACGGACGGGCGCACCGATATCGGCTGGTGGGACACGCTGCGCCTGCGCCTGCGCATGAAGCGGCTGCAACTGGTGCGCCTGCAAGGCCAGGTGCTGGCCATCCCATCAGCGGCCGGGCTGGCGGCCAGGGTGGCGGCCGCGATTGGCCGCGTGGAGGGCCAGATCGCGCTGTGCCCGACCGGGCCGGAGCCGGAAGGCGTCGCCGCCTTTGCTCGTGCGATCGTGACCGGCCGCGACGAGGCGCTGGTGACGCCGGAGCCGCTGCTGACCTTGTTCCAGGCCGCGATCGACGGGGCCGACGAAGCGGGCCGGCTGGCGCTGGCCGTGGCCCGCGCCGGGCTGGTGGCGCACGGCCTGTCTCTGGCCCACACCCATGTGCGGCTGAACGCCGCCCAGCTCCACAATGTCGTCCGCCAGCGCCTCGGCATCGTCGATTTCGTCGAGGACCCGGCCCACCGCCGCGCCTTGCTGACGGCGATCAACACGGCACTCGACACGGTGGAGCCTGGCCCCGTCGACTTCGGCGGGCTGATTGCCGAGCAGGCGTCGGCCGCGCGCCTGATGATGACCGTGGCGCAGATCGTCAAGCACATCGACGGCGCCACGCCGATCCGCTTCCTGATCGCCGAGACCGAGAGCGGCTACACCCTGCTGGCCGCCCTGTGGTTGGCGCGGCTGTTCGGGGTCGAGCGGCAGATCGAGATCAGCCCGCTGTTCGAGACCGCCGAGGCGCTGGAGCAGGGCGCCCGCGTGCTGGACGAGGCCCTGCGCAGCCGCCACTACCGCGCTTATCTGGAGGCTACGGGCCGGCTGGCGCTGCAGTTCGGTTATTCCGATTCCGGCCGCTATGTCGGCCAGCTTGCCGCTTCCAACATGATCGAGCGGCTGCGGCTGAAGATCGCCGACATGCTGGAACGCCACGGCGTGCGCGGGGTCGAGGTGGTGCTGTTCGACACGCACGGCGAAAGCATCGGCCGCGGCGCCCATCCGGGCTCGCTCGCCGATCGGCTGAAATACCTGTCGCCGACCGCCTCGCGTCAGGCGCTGAACCGGGCGTCGCTGCCGGTGCGCGAGGAAAGCGCCTTCCAGGGGGGCGACGGCTACCTGCTGTTCGGCACCCCCGACCTGGCGCTGGCGGTGGTCGCGCGCATCGCCGAGCATGCCTTCCATCCCGCCGCCGGTCCGATCGAGGACCCGATCTATGCCGATACCGATTTCGTGGCGGATTTCTTCGCGACCGTGCGCGCCGGCATGGAGGGGCTGGTCGAGGACCCGGGCTATGCCGCCTTGCTGGGCGCCTTCGGCCCGTCCCTGCTGGATGCCACCGGATCGCGCCCGGCGGCCCGCCAGACCGACGGCATGGGGGTGGCCCAGCGCATCCGCCATCCGCGCGACCTGCGCGCCATCCCCAACAACGCGATCCTGCAGCAGCTCGGCTGGTGCGCCAACACGCTGCATGGCCTGGGTGCGGCCGCCCAGCGCCAGCCCGAGACGTTCGACCATCTGCGCCGCAACAGCCGCCGCTTCCAGCGGGCCATGGACCTGGCCCAGCACGCGCTGGCCCATTCCGACATCGAGGTGCTGCGCGCGGTGACGGCCACGCTCGACCCCGGCACATGGCTCGACCGCGCCCAGCACACCACGCGGCCCGGCCGGCGCGAGGGGCTGGTCGCCGTCGCCCGCGCGCTGGAGGGGCTGGGCCTGTGGGCCGAGGTGCAGTCGATGTTCCGCCGCGTCCAGGCCGATCACCTGTCGTTGCGCGGGGCCTGGCCGGATGCACCCGGCATGGCCACGCGCGAGGTGCTGCTGCATGCCATCCGCCTGGCGTTGATCCATCGCATCTGGCTGCTGGCGGCCGAGATCCCGGAGTTCTCGCCGCGCCATGGCGTCACCCGGCAGGTACTGGTGGCCGCCATCCTGCGGCTGGAGGTGCCGTCGGCCCTGGCCCTGCTGGCCGAAATCTTTCCCGATGCCGCCGACCCGGCCGCCGCGCGCGACTATGGCGAGCCGGCCGCCCCGCGCCAGGCCGGCGCCTATGCCCGCGAGCATGCGGAGATCTTCCAGCCGATGGCCCGCCTGTTCGCGCTCGTGCGCGAAATCGCCATCGCCGTCACCCACGAGGTGGGCGCCTTCGGTTAGGATCCCCCCACCTGGATGCGGGCGACGCGAAGGGCAGGCGACGCGAAGGAGGGTGGCGAGATGTGCGACACGATGGTGGCCCTGCCGCCGGCGACGGCCGGCGGGGCGGTGCTGTTCGCCAAGAACAGCGACCGCGAGCGCGACGAGGCGCAGTTCGTGGAACTGCTGCCGGCCGCCACCCATCCCGAGGGTGCCACCCTGCGCTGTACGTATATCGACATCCCCCAGGCGCCTCGCACCCACGCGGTCCTGCTGAGCCGGCCCTGCTGGATCTGGGGGGCCGAGATGGGCGCCAACGAGCATGGCGTCGTCATCGGCAACGAGGCGGTGTTTGCGACGATCCCGGCGGCACGCACCCCAGCGCTGATCGGCATGGACTTGCTGCGGCTTGGCCTGGAGCGCGCGGCCAGCGCGGCGGAGGCGGTGACGGTCATCACCACGCTGCTGGAACAGTTCGGGCAGGGCGGCAATTGCGGCCTCAGGGTCGAGAACCTCTATGACAAT encodes:
- a CDS encoding malate/lactate/ureidoglycolate dehydrogenase produces the protein MTTTKTIPHDRLRAVVGDIFRAGGCEAAEARDIADHLVDANLAGHDSHGAIRVAKYIDWQQRGMVLPNRRLETLRDDGMLLMLDGGFGYGQSLGLQAMAAAIERARTAGVVVMALRNVGHLGRIGAWAEMATAAGLLSVHFVNTSGFGTLVAPHGGSDRRLSANPIAAGVPMPDGAPMILDMSTCVIAEGKIQVARNKGVALPAGAVLDGHGQPTRDAEAFYAEPVGAILPIAAHKGSGLSILCEVLAGALTGGGSSHPDNPSAGRLVNNMLTILIDAESLSGRAAFAADVARLKDWVKASPPLEAGGDVLVPGEPERRTRQARLAGGVPLDPATRQQIAQAAAMVGLDPAIVEQAAG
- a CDS encoding TRAP transporter large permease subunit; translation: MTEAVAVPDVAPKNAVDRIVVQISKVLSLTYALSIIVTIYDVGNDLMGSPTIWVYDVVTTAIAVAFLIGGSYAMQRREHIQITAIYDNYSPRAKLLCDAMAYAGILIYFFVFAWLSWRLARDSVMDWEVGGSAWAQPTPVIVKVSMLLGSVLLILQCFVNLRTILRMLGGIPPVVLATFAAALAFAIYLTAMLATDGQLAWFQPLTWLSGGDFSPSITTISLLMLAGFVILIFGLGMPIGFATGLIAVIFCVAFRDIDALSIITFRTYGYVNSYVLLSVPMFLLMAAILDKSGVAHDLYDALKIWSGKIPGGVGVMTLIAASIMAAMTGIIGGEVILLGLVALPQMLRLGYDSKLAIGIVCAGGSLGVMIPPSLVLVFYGLTTSVSIGDLFIASTIPGLMMAGIYMAYVLIRCAINPKLGPPAPPEIYNIPLSAKFAALKKVILPLFIIFSVLGSIYSGLSSVSEAAALGVAGVIIAAGLRGTLGWAMLRDSLYTTMSTCGLLIWLTIGANAMVGVYNLLGGIAYLKAIMTGLPLDPIGVILVMMVILLILGCFMDWFSIMLLTMPVFAPTVQALGYDLVWFGVLFNIVMQVGYLSPPFGQAAFYLKSVTPPEITLNHIFLSLLPFMGLQVISLAIVLFFPEVAMWLPRVLG
- the dctP gene encoding TRAP transporter substrate-binding protein DctP is translated as MLGKRTAAHVAAAAIAIGLAMTSGAQAQQKWKAQSLYGPNTVVHKEFEKFAERVKVATKGALQIEALPVATIVPQAEALDAIKAGLLDAAAGTMAYQGGKEAAAAFWDLAAGYDNPLHLLMWYRIGGGNEIMNKVAAKWDAVFLGPVILGLESIPSKKPIRSIEDFKGVKMRSPDGIPAEIFAKLGASVSVMPGTEVYTALDTGKIEATDWGTLSVNDEAGYNRIAPYAIYPGIHSLNAMDFVIRRSKWNALSAEHKAAVTSAVDEWSLATWMSQEHADRLAAAKRKPETLITWGEKEKADLRKVARGVWESWSKKSPLATEIYQSQVKFLESIGKL
- a CDS encoding ROK family protein, whose protein sequence is MADQPKDHPEIRHGAQSLPAVTVDSYNEEVRDEEGFVGDRANSRAFRGILEEWRERLREVGADPLEDESEEISRKKLDEILAEGEPEAAGLIHGVVEEFAQELAGVVRRFRRRKGWKSAERIVVGGGMRQSRIGELAIGRATVLLKGDGADVTLVPIRHHPDEAGLIGAVQLAPSWIFAGHDGIVAIDIGGSNIRAGIVLFNRKKAKDLSAAAVWKFELWQHRGEEPAPSRDDAVARLADMTNKLIQRAAKEKLSLAPFIGVGCPGQIEADGGISTGGQNLPGNWESSRFNLPASLRAAIPEIGDHETMVIMHNDAVVQGLSQAPFMQDVEGWGVLTIGTGLGNAYFTNRAPG
- a CDS encoding phosphoenolpyruvate carboxylase; translated protein: MNSVAHENEDFAGHARSLLALTAETIERGARDPFGKPVLSIALAITREMDQGRLDAATLEALVRHLRDVAFADRAGRIARYVGGLDPAVNEAALDRVARHVLRPDPDDSPVPWARFRQSVERPRYAVVFTAHPTFSLRADVARDLALAAGGGVPRPALSHRPDPPTLEDEFARAVDAIAHGRDALDRLNARLLGAARASWPERWSDLVPRPLILSSWVGYDTDGRTDIGWWDTLRLRLRMKRLQLVRLQGQVLAIPSAAGLAARVAAAIGRVEGQIALCPTGPEPEGVAAFARAIVTGRDEALVTPEPLLTLFQAAIDGADEAGRLALAVARAGLVAHGLSLAHTHVRLNAAQLHNVVRQRLGIVDFVEDPAHRRALLTAINTALDTVEPGPVDFGGLIAEQASAARLMMTVAQIVKHIDGATPIRFLIAETESGYTLLAALWLARLFGVERQIEISPLFETAEALEQGARVLDEALRSRHYRAYLEATGRLALQFGYSDSGRYVGQLAASNMIERLRLKIADMLERHGVRGVEVVLFDTHGESIGRGAHPGSLADRLKYLSPTASRQALNRASLPVREESAFQGGDGYLLFGTPDLALAVVARIAEHAFHPAAGPIEDPIYADTDFVADFFATVRAGMEGLVEDPGYAALLGAFGPSLLDATGSRPAARQTDGMGVAQRIRHPRDLRAIPNNAILQQLGWCANTLHGLGAAAQRQPETFDHLRRNSRRFQRAMDLAQHALAHSDIEVLRAVTATLDPGTWLDRAQHTTRPGRREGLVAVARALEGLGLWAEVQSMFRRVQADHLSLRGAWPDAPGMATREVLLHAIRLALIHRIWLLAAEIPEFSPRHGVTRQVLVAAILRLEVPSALALLAEIFPDAADPAAARDYGEPAAPRQAGAYAREHAEIFQPMARLFALVREIAIAVTHEVGAFG